In the Ignavibacteria bacterium genome, one interval contains:
- a CDS encoding helix-turn-helix domain-containing protein, giving the protein MNKKQLYLDPNLSLDSLAESLEINRNYLSKVIDHLHSVHYSIYVINFRIRRAIHLISSRHDAEVYNFEGIAKEVGFANRTTFLSAFKKYTGVTPSFS; this is encoded by the coding sequence ATGAATAAGAAACAGCTTTATCTTGATCCAAATTTGAGTTTAGATAGTCTTGCAGAGTCACTTGAAATAAATAGAAATTATCTTTCTAAGGTGATCGATCATCTTCATAGTGTACATTATAGTATATACGTGATAAACTTCAGGATTAGAAGAGCGATACACTTGATTTCGAGCAGACATGATGCAGAGGTCTACAACTTTGAAGGAATAGCGAAGGAAGTTGGCTTTGCAAATCGAACTACATTTCTATCTGCATTCAAAAAGTATACTGGTGTAACACCATCATTTTCATAA